Part of the Polyangiaceae bacterium genome is shown below.
TCGGTGATTGGAAATGCCTCGATGCCCCATCGGAAGATACCTATGACCAGGCGGGTATCGATGCCGATGGAGCGGGCTGGGCCATTGTGTATCGCACGCCGGGTGGCGGCGAAAAGTTCGTACGGACGAACTTGACGGGCACGGGCGTGCCTTAGCGTCGCCAACGAACCTCAATCCAATTTCAACGACATCGACACGTCCGTGATGCTCACGTCGTCGTCCACTCGAAACGCATCCACGCGCACGCCGTTCTCGACAAACCCCATCCGCCGGTACAGCTTGCGCGCCGGTTCGTTGTTCTCGAAGACGCCCAGGTCGATCCACGAAAGCCCCGTCTTGCGAGCCCAATCGGCCGCCGTCGTGATGAGCCGACGTCCGTGGCCTCGCCCCGTGTACGCCCGCTCGATGCCCATGCCCAGCGTCACGCGATGAAACTCGGCTGCGACGCGTCCGCCACGCAGCTCCAAGTGCCCGACGACCCAGTTCTTCGCGGGATCGATCAGCAAAAACGTTCGACCCCAAAGTATTTCGGCGATCGAGCGCTCCCAGCGTTCACGAGCGCCCGTGACGACGCTCGGTCGATCCACGGTGCGCGACAGCGCGAAGTAGGGCATGCCATCACGCCCGCTCTCTGCTGCGTGCCGCACGACGTGATCGGCATATGCTTCAGCGTCTGCGCGATCCGCAAGGCGTATGGGAAGCTGCTGCATGAACGAGCCGTCTCCTTGGGCCCTTTTAGTACTCGTGCGGGTGCACCACAGAAAGGATCTTTTGCGAACGAGCGTGCCCGAGGCTTCCGGCGCGCCGATTTTGTACTAGGCTCGCCCGCGTGTTTCGCTTCGTGAACCGAGCGTGTTTCATCGCTGCTGCCGTCGCCGTCTGTGGCTGTGGCGCTTCCACCGTGCCCGACCCGAAAGATGCCGTACGTGCATACGCGCAGGCAGCCGCGCGTGGGGACGCCGACGCCATCTACGGCATGCTCAGCGAGAAGGGACGTCGGAGTTTGTCGCGGCAAGAAGTCACGCGCATCGTCATCGACGAAAAGGCTGAGCTCACCGATCAAGCCAAGGCGCTCGAAAGCCCCGCCACCGTGATCAAAGCTCGCGCGCGTGTGCGTTTTGCCGACGGCGAAGACGCGACGCTCGAGCTCGAACGAGAAGGCTTCCGCATCTCTTCGGCCGATGCGTTGCCCGTCGGCGCGCGCACGCCTGCGCAAGCTCTCGCCGCGCTTCGCCGCGTGCTCGCGAGGCGCAGCTACGCTGGGCTCATGCGCGTGCTTTCACCATCGACCCGCAGCGCCGTCGAGAACGACCTGCGATCGCTCGTGACGGGTCTCGAGAACCCTGAAGGGTTGGAGGTCGAGCTGTCCGGGGATCGAGCCACCGTGCAGGTTCCGGGTGGGCACGAAGT
Proteins encoded:
- a CDS encoding N-acetyltransferase, whose protein sequence is MQQLPIRLADRADAEAYADHVVRHAAESGRDGMPYFALSRTVDRPSVVTGARERWERSIAEILWGRTFLLIDPAKNWVVGHLELRGGRVAAEFHRVTLGMGIERAYTGRGHGRRLITTAADWARKTGLSWIDLGVFENNEPARKLYRRMGFVENGVRVDAFRVDDDVSITDVSMSLKLD